In the genome of Desulfonauticus submarinus, the window TACAAGTAATTAAAGGGTTTACAAATAAGCCAAAAGATGAAACCCATCCAAACTGTTTTAATAAAGTTATCTTATTTAAAGTTATGGAAAAAAAACCTAAAAATGTAGTAATAGAAGTCAGTAATATAGCTACTCCAATTTTATTAGCCAAAACAGAAATCGCTTTATTTTTATTATTGAGCTTATTATTTTCATCCATAAACTCTGAAATAATATGAATATCCTCCGTTGATCCAATAACAATAATCAAAGATGGAACAATCACTGTAAGAATATTTAAAGGAATACCAAAATATCCCATAAATCCTGCGGTCCATAAAACACTGGTGCCAGCTGTTAACATCGGTAAAACAGCTCCACCTGGAGATCTAATATTCAACATAAGGGTAAGTAATAAAATTATAACAGAAAGAGGAACCAACTCTATTTGATCAGTAATGATATTTTCACTAATTTTACGTTGGGTATAAGATAAGCCAAATTGAAAAATTTTATCAAAATCAGAATGATACTTAGCTAAAATTTTATCAATATTTTCTGATATTTTTATTTGAGAATCTTTATCTTCTCTGCTACTTTCTAATAATAAATTTAATGCAAGACTCTTCCCATCAGCAGCAACTAAATCCTTTACTACAATAGGATTATTTAAGGCATTATGTAAAATTTCATCTGCCTCTTTTTTAGTCTCTGGCAACCAGTCTACTAAAGGACCTGTCTCTAAACCCTCAGGAGAAGCTTTAAAATTATTAACAGAAAAGATACTGTCTACTCTCTTAACACCTGGTAGATCTTCCAACTCGTAGGCTAAATCTTGCAAGCGCTTCAATTTTGCAGGTGAAAACAGTTTTTTATCTCTCACATAAATTACACTTATATTATCTGTTCCAAAACGCCTTAAAGTTTCTTCATAAAAAGATAGATCTTTGTCTCCTTCTTCCATCATACCTCTGGTAGAGACATCTAGCCTCACTTTTAAGGCATAAGGGATAGCAATAGATGAAATAACAATAATTATTAAAAGAGATAAGACTCTATGTTTTAGAGCAAAAAGCATTAGTTTATGCAATGTTGACCCCTTTTATCATGAACTAATAATTTTTATACATTACTAGAAAAAGAATAAATTCAGTTTAAAAAATTTTATTGTAGATATCTCCCAGTAAGGATATACCTTTCTGTAAAAACAGAATTATCTAATTCAACATTAACAGATCTTGTCTTAGTACCTGTAAGAGTTTTATGTTTACGTTCTATATTGTTCATTAAAGTTTTAGTTGGTCTAAATACACCAGATTGGACTTCTTTAAAACCATGATTGGTTTGTACCTTTATTAGCTTTCCTCTCTTATTATAAAACTCAATTTTTAAGGTTAAAAGATCATTCTTAGTAATCCACATAATTCTCTTTCCATAACTACTTTCTCTCTTTTTCTGCTTAGTTGCTGGAACCGCCTCAATAACATAACAAGGCCAATCTTTTTTATCTTGGGTCAAAGTCTCTTCCCTTAAAATTGTATAATTATAGTTGTCTATATCTTCTGGCTCCATATCTTCATAAGTAAAATCTGTTCCCATAAAATAATTTTTCTTACTTCCTTTAGCAATTCTTTGCATTTTTTTAATAGCAGGCATATATAACCATTGATCATTTGCTCTATCTTTATTTTCCCAAGTGAGTAAAGCCGTGCCTTTGATATCTGCAGGTGCAGTAAAAACTATAAGATAACGATGTATATCTGGCTCGACTTCTTTGGCATATCGCTTTACCAAGCGCTTCTCTTTACTACCATCACTATCTACCAAAAGCATTATTTCTGTTGCCACTTCGCTCTTTACTTTATGTTTCTGTTTTTGTTTCTCAATAACCTCTTTTCCAGTAATTGCCCATCCTATACTTGCCCATATGAAAAAACACACAACAAAACATACAGACTTTTTCATCTTCAGCCTCCTCTCAAATTTAACTTTAAATTTAACAACCATACGCTAACTAAAAAAACGCCATTACGGCAACTATTTTTATCCGATAACAATTATCGACATTCCCGCAAATAATCCTTAGCTTTGGGGTCAATATGAACAAAAGGCTTAAAACATTCTTTAGCGTTTTTCTTATCTCCACAATTTAAATAACTAACACCCAAACACATCTTTAAATGTTTACTTTTAGGAAAATATTTTAATCCTTTTTGTAAAATACTAATAGAACTTTTATAATCCCCTCTTTTCTGAGCCAAAATACCCAGACCTAAAAACGCTCTCTCTGTGATAGAAAATTTTAAAGATCTTACAAAAAGTTCCCAAGCAACTTCTTCTTGATTTTTTAAATATTTATTTTGGGCAAAGTCTCCATGACTAAAAGTCATGGCTAGTCTAGAAAGAAAATCTGCATGGTGAAGATAAAATTCTTTATCTGAACTAAGCTCCATATCTAAAACATATCTAGGCAAGTTAGAATAAAAATAATTTCTTAATTTTTTGCCAAACCGTAAAATATCTGTTTTTGTCAAGTTAGGATCTAGTTCAAAATAAAGAATATCTTCTGGATTTTTATTTAATG includes:
- a CDS encoding outer membrane lipoprotein-sorting protein, with amino-acid sequence MKKSVCFVVCFFIWASIGWAITGKEVIEKQKQKHKVKSEVATEIMLLVDSDGSKEKRLVKRYAKEVEPDIHRYLIVFTAPADIKGTALLTWENKDRANDQWLYMPAIKKMQRIAKGSKKNYFMGTDFTYEDMEPEDIDNYNYTILREETLTQDKKDWPCYVIEAVPATKQKKRESSYGKRIMWITKNDLLTLKIEFYNKRGKLIKVQTNHGFKEVQSGVFRPTKTLMNNIERKHKTLTGTKTRSVNVELDNSVFTERYILTGRYLQ